In the genome of Bacillus thuringiensis, the window AGGATGTTTTCAGATAATCGACATAATTCTTTCAAAATATACACACACCTTTGTAACAAGTCCCCTCTATTTTAAACGTATTTTCACTATAAACTGATTGTAGATAATGTAAAAAAGGAGTGAATATTCATTATGTCCGACGTTCTGTTACTGAGTCGTTTTCAATTTGCAATTACTATTTTTTATCACTTTTTATTTGTACCTTTGACAATCGGACTTGTCATTTTAGTAGCATGTATGGAAACTCAATACGCCCGCACATTGAATCCAACATACCGTAAAATGGCAAATTTCTGGGGTAAATTATTTACAATTAACTTCGTAATGGGGATTATAACCGGGATTACGATGGAATTCCAATTTGGAACAAACTGGTCTGAGTACTCCAAATATATGGGAGACATTTTTGGATCACCTCTTGCAATTGAAGCACTTGTTGCCTTCTTCTTAGAATCTACTTTCATGGGAATATGGTTATTCGGTAAAGACAAAATTTCACCAAAGTTCCGTGCCTTCTGTATGTGGATGGTTGCACTTGGAACAAATATTTCCGCACTTTGGATTATTACAGCAAATGGTTTTATGCAAAACCCTGTTGGCTATGTAGTACGTAATGGCCGCGCTGAATTAAATGATTTCTGGGCACTCGTTACAAATCCATATGCTTGGAACATGTTCTTCCATACTGTCATTGGTTGTTATATCGTAGGTGCTTTCTTCGTTATGGCAATTAGTGCCTATCACTTATTGCGTAAAAATGAAGTGGAATTCTTCAAAAAATCATTTAAGTTTGGTTTAATGTTAGGCTTATTCGCCGCAACAATTACACCGTTTATGGGACATCAATCTGGTGTATCAGCAGCTAAATATCAACCCGCAAAAGGAGCTGCGATGGAAGCAGTTTGGGAAACTGGAAAAGGACAAGGCTTCTCAATTGTTCAAATTCCTGATGTGAAAAATGAGAAAAACTTTGAATTCCTTACGATTCCAAAACTCGGAAGCTTCTTCTATACAAACTCATTTGATGGCGAAATTGTTGGTTTAAAAGATATTCCGAAAGATGAACGTCCAAATGTTAACCTCGTGTATTATAGCTTCCGCTTAATGGTTGCACTTGGTATGTTCTTTATGGCATTAACTTGGTATGGCTTCTATTTAAACCGAAAAGGAAAACTAGAAAACTCAAAACGTTATTTAAAAATTACAATATGGTCTGTCTTACTTCCATACATTGCGATTAATGCTGGCTGGATTGTCGCTGAAGTAGGTCGTCAACCTTGGACAGTATATAAACTAATGCGTACCGCAGAATCTGTATCACCTATATCTGTCCCGCAAATTTGGTTCTCATTAATTAGTTTAATTTTGTTCTACACTTTACTTTTAATCGCAGACGTATACTTAATGCTGAAGTTCGCGAAAAAAGGACCTGCAGCATTAGAAGATCCTGCTACTGAGGGAGGCGTGGCTCATGTCTCATGATATGCTTGCAATCATTTGGTTTGGTTTATGGGGCGTGATTTGGACAGTTTACTTCATTCTTGACGGGTATGCACTTGGTAACGGAATGATTTTTCCTTTCGTTACGAAAGATCGACAAGAACGAAATCAATTACAAGAAGCAATTGGCCCATTCTGGGGCGGTAATGAAGTATGGTTAATTACAGCTGGTGGTGCAACATTTGCTGCCTTCCCAGTCACATATGCCAATATGTTTAGTTATCTCTATACACCGTTATTCTTAGTATTACTTGCACTGTTTGCTCGTGCCGCTGGACTGGAATTCATGCATAAAGATGATTCACCAATTTGGCAAAAAACTTGTAAATGGGCATTTACAATTGGGAGTTTCTTAATCGCCTTTTTATTCGGTGTTACATTTGCTAACTTGTATTACGGACTACAAATCGGAAAAAATGGCTATGAAGGAAATTTACTTAGCTTACTAAACCATTACGGTATTTTAGGAGGGTTGTTCTTCACTGCTATATTCGTTGTCTCTGGTGCCCTTTGGGTCATGATTAAAACGACTGGTGAAGTATCCGACCGTGCTTATAAAATCGCAAGACCGTTTTCAATGGCAGCAGCTATTATTTTAGCTATCTTCTATGTAGCAACTGCTAATCGGACAAACTTATTCCAAAACTTTACGGAATATCCGGTACTATTCATTCTTCCAGTACTTGCAATGCTAATGAGTGTACTCGCACTTATTATGGTGTACAAACATAAAATTGGCCTTGCATTCACATTCGTTTGCCTAACAATCGCAATGTTTATGACAACTGGCTTTGCAGGTATGTTCCCAAGAATGTTACCATCTCGTATTAACGACGCATACAGTACAACGTTATACAACGCAGCCGGTAGTCAATTAAACTTAAAAATTATGTTCTTCGTTGCAATGGTCATGGTACCAATCGTTATTGGATATCAGCTTTGGAGCTACAGTATCTTTAAAAATAAAATTCATAAAGACTCTGCTAAAGGGTATCATTAAAATAAAAAAAGACGCTTCGGTTGAAGTGTCTTTTTCATGTATGATTTTCGATAAAGTGAAACTTTAATCCGTGGGGGCACCCCTACGGATTATTAGTTGAACCAATCGGGCATTTACGGGCAGTTAATCTTCCTCTTAACCTCTTTACTACAGCTGACTCTTGAAGTGGGAGTCTTACTGTCCGTTAATGCGGGATAAGATGTTATATTTCCAATCTAACAACTATAATACAGAAGAATCATTAACAGCTCACAGCTAAAGTGTAACATACAACAAACATGTTACTTTATGCAATTTTGCATTTTAAAATTATAACGTTGATTGAATAACTTGATCATACACATCATTATCCCTTACATCCGCCGTACTAATCCCGCTAAACGTTTGTACTTTCATTCCTGTATTTGATGATCCCGATCCATTGTAAGCTTTCGTCTTTTCAATCGGCTGTACGTTATATTTATCACCTACATTAATTGTTCCATTACAGTTTTCAATAATAACACCTTCCACAACTGCCGGCATTTTGTCACCCACTTTCATTTCTTTACTTTTATTTTATGAAAATCGCCTAGAAAAATAGCATGTTTCAATAAGAAAAAGCACTCAAATTGAGTGCTTTTTCCTTAAGCATAAAGACAAGTTTGGAGACAGTTGACTTCTTCAAAATTTTATTAGGGGTAATATTTTGAAAAAGAAAGCCTTTCATATGTAGGTTAACACCACTGGAATATATAGTAAATTGATAATATTTATACGGAAGATTGCTAATGTTTAGTATAGATAGTTTCCACTATACCAACAGTGAAAACTATCTATACTAATAACAAAAAGGCGCCTTCAAAAAGACACCTTTCAAAACAGACACTATAAAACAGAATTCTTTATTGTTATACGATTGTTAGATACAAAAAGTCGAGGGAAATGTTTGTATTAAATTCTGCTTTATAAAGTCTGTCTACAACTTATATTGTAATCCTCTTCATTTGAAAAAAAATATAATATGCACAATTGCATACAAAAAGAAAAAGCACTCTACTGAGTGCCTTTTCAACCATTTTACTTTTAATATATCGCTTTGAATATATTGTAACATACGTATCTATATATTTTATTAAGAAAATTCAAAATCCTTTTTCTTTCATTTTCACTTATAAAATCATGTAATATAAAAGGTATGTCAAATTCTTATACAAATTGAGGTGTACTATATTTATGATGTATTTCGGAATTATTCCCCTTATATTATTTATTATTTTTCTTATCTCCTATTTAAAAGATCCGCGAAAAATAATAAACGGCTTTTTATTTAATGCCTTTATCTGTTCATTTCTATTATTTTGCGCTATAGCCTCATTTGAGTCTGGTAATAACGATTT includes:
- the cydB gene encoding cytochrome d ubiquinol oxidase subunit II is translated as MSHDMLAIIWFGLWGVIWTVYFILDGYALGNGMIFPFVTKDRQERNQLQEAIGPFWGGNEVWLITAGGATFAAFPVTYANMFSYLYTPLFLVLLALFARAAGLEFMHKDDSPIWQKTCKWAFTIGSFLIAFLFGVTFANLYYGLQIGKNGYEGNLLSLLNHYGILGGLFFTAIFVVSGALWVMIKTTGEVSDRAYKIARPFSMAAAIILAIFYVATANRTNLFQNFTEYPVLFILPVLAMLMSVLALIMVYKHKIGLAFTFVCLTIAMFMTTGFAGMFPRMLPSRINDAYSTTLYNAAGSQLNLKIMFFVAMVMVPIVIGYQLWSYSIFKNKIHKDSAKGYH
- the cydA gene encoding cytochrome ubiquinol oxidase subunit I, coding for MSDVLLLSRFQFAITIFYHFLFVPLTIGLVILVACMETQYARTLNPTYRKMANFWGKLFTINFVMGIITGITMEFQFGTNWSEYSKYMGDIFGSPLAIEALVAFFLESTFMGIWLFGKDKISPKFRAFCMWMVALGTNISALWIITANGFMQNPVGYVVRNGRAELNDFWALVTNPYAWNMFFHTVIGCYIVGAFFVMAISAYHLLRKNEVEFFKKSFKFGLMLGLFAATITPFMGHQSGVSAAKYQPAKGAAMEAVWETGKGQGFSIVQIPDVKNEKNFEFLTIPKLGSFFYTNSFDGEIVGLKDIPKDERPNVNLVYYSFRLMVALGMFFMALTWYGFYLNRKGKLENSKRYLKITIWSVLLPYIAINAGWIVAEVGRQPWTVYKLMRTAESVSPISVPQIWFSLISLILFYTLLLIADVYLMLKFAKKGPAALEDPATEGGVAHVS
- a CDS encoding spore germination protein, which produces MKVGDKMPAVVEGVIIENCNGTINVGDKYNVQPIEKTKAYNGSGSSNTGMKVQTFSGISTADVRDNDVYDQVIQSTL